From Selenomonas ruminantium AC2024, a single genomic window includes:
- a CDS encoding LpxI family protein has product MERIGLLAGIGALPVEIARAAKELGYEVYAVALLPDTDQRLRDYADDYQEINVLKVGKILKYLKKNDIHKVTMIGKVTKEVLFAKKTLPDLKAMQILMRVPDRKDDTIMLAIIDELRKIDVETFDQTELIRKLMPGKGVLTKRQPTEAERKDMEFGFQMAKEIGRMDVGQTVVVKDMAVMALEAIEGTDACILRGGKLAGGNAVVAKVAKPQQDSRFDVPTVGLKTLQMMVETGAKALAIEADATLLVERAEVIALAEANDITIMAM; this is encoded by the coding sequence ATGGAGCGGATTGGACTTTTGGCAGGCATTGGCGCCCTGCCGGTGGAGATTGCCAGGGCGGCCAAGGAGCTGGGCTATGAGGTCTATGCTGTGGCACTCTTGCCCGATACCGACCAGCGTCTGCGCGACTATGCCGATGACTATCAGGAAATCAATGTCCTGAAGGTGGGCAAGATTCTCAAGTATCTCAAGAAGAATGACATCCATAAGGTGACTATGATTGGCAAGGTTACCAAGGAAGTTCTGTTCGCCAAGAAAACTTTGCCGGACTTAAAGGCCATGCAGATTCTTATGCGGGTGCCGGATCGGAAGGACGATACCATCATGCTGGCCATCATTGATGAGCTCAGGAAGATTGATGTAGAAACCTTTGACCAGACGGAACTCATCCGCAAGCTGATGCCAGGCAAAGGTGTTCTCACCAAACGCCAGCCTACGGAAGCCGAGCGAAAGGATATGGAGTTCGGCTTTCAGATGGCTAAGGAAATTGGCCGAATGGATGTGGGACAGACTGTGGTGGTCAAGGATATGGCTGTGATGGCGCTGGAAGCGATCGAGGGAACAGATGCCTGCATCCTGCGGGGCGGCAAACTGGCTGGCGGCAATGCTGTGGTGGCCAAGGTGGCCAAACCTCAGCAGGACAGCCGCTTTGATGTGCCCACGGTGGGGCTCAAGACCCTGCAGATGATGGTGGAAACCGGCGCTAAGGCACTGGCTATCGAAGCTGATGCTACTTTGTTGGTGGAGCGGGCAGAAGTTATCGCTCTGGCCGAAGCCAATGATATCACCATTATGGCTATGTAA
- the lpxA gene encoding acyl-ACP--UDP-N-acetylglucosamine O-acyltransferase has protein sequence MSTENISAEAQIHPTAIVEEGAKVAAGAQIGPYSVIGSDVEIGEGTIIGPHVVVTGWTKIGKECHIFQGASIGEVPQDLKFKGEKSFTYIGDRTVIREGATVHRATGEGEETRIGNDCLLMALTHVAHNCVIGNRVIMSNLASLAGHAIVEDRAVVGGMTGVHQFVKIGRNAMIGGMSRLTQDVVPYTIVAGQPAKVAGLNSVGISRAGIELSARRSLKQAYRILYRSGLSLQKAVEIIEQEVAPCEEVDHLLRFLRNADRGICRERRDDK, from the coding sequence ATGAGCACGGAAAATATTAGTGCAGAAGCACAGATACATCCCACGGCGATTGTGGAAGAAGGAGCCAAAGTCGCCGCTGGGGCCCAGATTGGCCCCTATAGCGTAATCGGCAGCGATGTGGAAATTGGTGAGGGCACCATTATCGGACCTCATGTAGTAGTCACAGGCTGGACGAAAATCGGTAAGGAATGTCATATCTTTCAGGGCGCTTCCATCGGTGAAGTGCCGCAGGATTTGAAATTCAAGGGCGAAAAAAGCTTTACTTATATCGGCGACCGCACCGTTATCCGTGAGGGCGCTACGGTACATCGGGCTACCGGTGAAGGCGAGGAAACCCGCATTGGCAATGACTGTCTGCTGATGGCTCTGACCCATGTTGCCCATAACTGCGTGATTGGCAACCGGGTAATCATGTCCAATTTGGCCAGCCTGGCTGGTCACGCCATTGTGGAAGACCGGGCTGTTGTGGGTGGCATGACCGGTGTACATCAGTTCGTCAAGATTGGCCGTAATGCCATGATTGGCGGTATGAGCCGTCTGACGCAGGATGTAGTGCCTTACACCATTGTGGCTGGTCAGCCTGCCAAAGTGGCCGGGCTTAACAGTGTGGGCATTTCCCGGGCTGGCATTGAGTTGTCTGCCCGTCGCAGTCTGAAACAGGCATACCGGATTCTGTACCGTTCCGGTCTGAGCCTGCAGAAAGCGGTGGAGATTATTGAACAGGAAGTTGCTCCCTGTGAAGAAGTGGATCATCTCTTGCGCTTCCTGCGCAATGCCGATCGGGGCATTTGCCGGGAACGCCGGGACGATAAATGA
- the fabZ gene encoding 3-hydroxyacyl-ACP dehydratase FabZ has protein sequence MVLEITDIMKILPHRPPMLLVDRIVEIDPFKSATGIKNVTMNEPFFVGHFPGHPIMPGVLILEAMAQVGGVAMLYPEENRGKIAMFGGMENIKFKRPVVPGDQLVTKAHIVKVRGEFGVLHCDGYVDDKLVASADFKFAMRKEENM, from the coding sequence ATGGTTTTGGAAATTACGGATATTATGAAGATTTTGCCGCATCGCCCGCCTATGCTGCTGGTGGATCGCATTGTGGAGATCGATCCGTTCAAATCGGCTACGGGGATTAAGAATGTGACCATGAACGAGCCGTTTTTTGTAGGCCATTTTCCGGGACATCCCATTATGCCCGGTGTGCTGATTTTGGAAGCTATGGCGCAGGTAGGCGGCGTAGCCATGCTCTATCCGGAAGAAAACCGGGGCAAGATTGCCATGTTTGGCGGCATGGAAAACATCAAGTTCAAGCGTCCGGTAGTACCCGGCGACCAGCTGGTAACTAAGGCACATATCGTAAAGGTTCGCGGCGAATTCGGTGTGCTCCATTGCGATGGTTATGTAGATGACAAATTGGTTGCCTCTGCTGACTTTAAGTTTGCTATGAGAAAAGAAGAAAACATGTGA
- the lpxC gene encoding UDP-3-O-acyl-N-acetylglucosamine deacetylase, translating to MKLSGGIDLQQTTLAAEASYTGIGLHSGREVHMVLKPAPADTGLVFVRTDLEGQPRIHATASNVTSTMRATTVEENGCKVFTIEHLMSAFHALRIDNCYIEIDAEEPPVADGSSLAFFQKMKDAGVKELAAERKEIVIDKVYRIDDEESNRFVMVLPYDGFRVSFTSVNPHKLIGVQYENFEISPELYEREIAPARTIAYEQEIEALRSMGLGLGGTLESVIVYNDAGWLNPLHFEDELVRHKILDVIGDLRLAGPIRGHVIAVASGHALNTNLAKKLVENLG from the coding sequence ATGAAGCTATCAGGAGGAATAGATTTGCAACAGACTACATTAGCGGCAGAGGCCAGCTATACTGGTATCGGCCTGCATTCCGGCCGTGAGGTACACATGGTGCTCAAGCCGGCTCCGGCGGATACCGGGCTGGTTTTTGTGCGCACGGATTTAGAGGGGCAGCCCCGAATTCATGCAACGGCATCTAATGTCACTTCCACCATGCGGGCAACTACTGTGGAGGAAAATGGCTGCAAGGTGTTCACCATCGAGCATTTGATGAGTGCCTTTCATGCCCTGCGTATTGACAACTGCTATATTGAAATAGATGCCGAAGAACCGCCGGTGGCAGATGGTTCTTCGCTGGCATTCTTCCAGAAGATGAAGGATGCAGGTGTTAAGGAACTTGCGGCCGAGCGTAAGGAAATCGTCATTGATAAAGTTTACCGCATTGATGATGAGGAGTCTAACCGCTTTGTCATGGTGCTGCCCTATGACGGCTTCCGGGTGAGCTTTACTTCTGTAAATCCCCATAAGCTTATCGGCGTGCAGTATGAAAACTTCGAAATCAGTCCGGAGCTTTACGAACGGGAGATTGCACCGGCCCGCACGATTGCGTATGAGCAGGAGATTGAAGCCCTGCGCAGTATGGGACTGGGGCTTGGCGGTACGCTGGAGAGCGTTATCGTTTACAATGATGCAGGCTGGCTCAATCCGCTTCACTTTGAGGACGAGCTGGTTCGTCATAAAATCCTGGATGTTATCGGCGACCTGCGTCTGGCAGGCCCTATTCGCGGCCATGTTATAGCGGTGGCCTCGGGACATGCGCTGAATACGAATTTGGCGAAAAAACTTGTGGAAAATTTGGGTTGA
- a CDS encoding lysophospholipid acyltransferase family protein, whose protein sequence is MLYYILKGISALVCALPRGLCEKMGRGLGNLAWLVIPRKRKLLAIGQIKMCLGADDDEACRIAKESTVRFGPMLFEVLRFPLIKKQPENYVRIEGLEKLQQGMAAGKGAVIAASHSGNWELMGGAFAMAGIPLVGVAMKQKDSAADKFINEYRTLIGMHITYKTGVREMFAMLKKGWAIGLIMDQDTNRHDGIVLDFFGKPTNTTPGAASMARFQGVPIFTSFMHRDKAGFHTLIVEGPFYVEKTADKREDINRTTQLINNAIEAHIRKYPEEWFWLHDRWKSIREEYRDTDFSKSV, encoded by the coding sequence TTGTTGTACTATATATTAAAGGGCATAAGTGCTTTGGTCTGTGCCCTGCCCCGCGGGCTCTGTGAGAAAATGGGCCGCGGTCTGGGAAATTTGGCATGGCTGGTGATTCCACGCAAGCGCAAACTGCTGGCCATAGGACAGATAAAGATGTGCCTGGGTGCCGACGATGATGAGGCTTGCCGTATTGCCAAGGAAAGTACCGTGCGCTTTGGCCCCATGCTCTTTGAAGTTCTGCGCTTTCCTCTCATCAAGAAGCAGCCGGAAAATTATGTGCGCATTGAAGGCTTGGAAAAACTTCAGCAGGGAATGGCGGCAGGCAAAGGGGCTGTGATTGCGGCGTCCCATAGCGGCAACTGGGAGCTCATGGGCGGCGCTTTTGCGATGGCGGGCATTCCTTTGGTGGGAGTGGCCATGAAGCAGAAGGATTCGGCTGCGGATAAATTTATCAATGAATATCGTACGCTGATTGGCATGCATATCACTTACAAGACCGGCGTGCGGGAAATGTTTGCCATGCTGAAGAAGGGCTGGGCTATTGGCCTGATTATGGATCAGGACACCAACCGTCATGACGGCATTGTTCTGGATTTTTTCGGCAAGCCGACCAATACGACTCCGGGAGCGGCCTCCATGGCGCGCTTTCAGGGAGTGCCGATCTTTACATCCTTTATGCATCGGGATAAGGCAGGCTTCCATACGTTGATTGTGGAAGGGCCTTTTTATGTGGAGAAGACGGCGGATAAGCGTGAAGATATCAATCGGACCACGCAGCTTATCAACAATGCCATTGAGGCACATATAAGGAAATATCCGGAGGAATGGTTCTGGCTTCATGATCGTTGGAAATCCATTCGGGAGGAATATCGCGATACGGATTTTTCGAAGAGCGTATGA
- the lpxD gene encoding UDP-3-O-(3-hydroxymyristoyl)glucosamine N-acyltransferase: protein MKKTLQEIAAIVGGRVAGDEAIEIDGLDNIAGAGAGDLTFAVEPHIEEAKTCKAAAVMLPEGIEDFPKTALYVDDPRAAFAKLLEIFTPKLERPAEVSAKAHVGKDVKLGQNVTIMPFAMVDDHAVIGDNVVLYPHTYIGQYAEIGDDSVIYSNATVREHCRVGKRCVVHSSAVIGSDGFGFTTKDGVHTKVPQVGIVVLEDDVEIGAHDGIDRAAMGATVIGKGTKIDNLVHIGHNCKIGANCLIVAQTGISGSTTVGHNVTFGGQVGTVGHINIGANSVYAARSGIIGDMPEGVFCAGFPVQSHTEWLRMQAAMKKLPEMRKKISQLEKKLAKYEG, encoded by the coding sequence ATGAAGAAGACTTTGCAGGAAATTGCAGCCATTGTGGGCGGCCGCGTCGCCGGCGATGAAGCGATTGAAATAGATGGCCTGGACAATATTGCCGGAGCAGGTGCCGGTGACCTGACCTTTGCAGTGGAGCCTCATATCGAGGAGGCTAAGACCTGCAAGGCCGCGGCTGTAATGCTGCCGGAAGGGATAGAGGACTTCCCCAAGACGGCCCTTTATGTGGATGACCCCAGAGCAGCTTTTGCCAAACTACTGGAGATTTTCACGCCGAAATTGGAGCGTCCCGCGGAAGTAAGCGCCAAGGCCCATGTGGGCAAGGATGTGAAGCTGGGCCAGAATGTTACCATTATGCCCTTTGCCATGGTGGATGACCATGCGGTTATCGGTGACAATGTGGTGCTCTATCCTCATACCTATATTGGCCAGTATGCAGAAATTGGTGATGACAGTGTCATATATTCCAATGCCACTGTTCGCGAACACTGCCGGGTGGGCAAACGTTGTGTGGTTCATAGCTCGGCAGTTATTGGCTCCGACGGCTTTGGCTTTACCACGAAAGACGGCGTGCATACCAAGGTGCCGCAGGTAGGCATCGTAGTTTTAGAGGACGATGTGGAAATCGGTGCTCATGACGGCATCGACCGCGCTGCTATGGGCGCTACGGTTATCGGCAAGGGCACGAAGATTGACAATCTCGTGCATATTGGCCATAACTGTAAAATTGGCGCTAACTGCCTGATTGTAGCTCAGACGGGCATTTCTGGCTCGACTACCGTAGGTCATAATGTTACGTTCGGCGGTCAGGTGGGCACTGTAGGCCATATCAATATCGGAGCAAACTCTGTCTATGCGGCCCGCTCCGGTATTATCGGTGATATGCCGGAAGGTGTATTCTGTGCTGGCTTCCCGGTGCAGAGCCATACGGAATGGCTGCGCATGCAGGCGGCGATGAAGAAACTGCCGGAAATGCGGAAGAAAATCAGCCAGCTGGAAAAGAAATTAGCAAAGTACGAGGGCTAA
- a CDS encoding OmpH family outer membrane protein: MKLRKKTAAAMIMALLCATLASGCGQTKIGYIDGERVSKEAPQINSLIEEGNQKIEEAQTQASQDLQKKMQENPNMSQEDLQKAQMDGQRKIQGLNQSYSLQLRQKMDVALAAVSKNKKLDAVVNNSTDQPVAVTGAVDVTDDVIAQLQ; this comes from the coding sequence ATGAAATTACGCAAGAAAACAGCAGCTGCTATGATTATGGCCTTGCTCTGTGCCACTTTGGCCAGCGGCTGCGGCCAGACGAAAATCGGCTATATAGATGGTGAGCGGGTTTCCAAAGAAGCTCCGCAGATAAACAGCCTTATCGAAGAAGGCAATCAGAAGATTGAAGAAGCGCAGACGCAGGCCAGCCAGGATTTGCAGAAGAAAATGCAGGAGAATCCTAACATGAGCCAGGAAGATTTGCAGAAGGCTCAGATGGATGGTCAGCGCAAGATTCAGGGCTTAAATCAGTCCTATTCGCTGCAGCTTCGTCAGAAGATGGATGTAGCTTTGGCGGCTGTCAGCAAGAATAAGAAACTGGATGCAGTTGTGAATAACAGCACGGATCAGCCGGTGGCTGTTACCGGAGCTGTAGATGTTACGGATGATGTCATTGCCCAGTTGCAGTAA
- a CDS encoding OmpH family outer membrane protein, giving the protein MVKLQKKQVKIVSILIALAFVGSVVAMALTQFGPNMASAASSNVGVVDYSQIMSQHPKVQAASTEMQTAVQEAQKDFEAKSANMNDNEKRDYYAQTQQRLQQKNQELMEPITKSVEESVKKVAEQKGLSVVLDKGAVVYGGVDITQDVLKQVSK; this is encoded by the coding sequence ATGGTTAAATTGCAGAAAAAACAGGTTAAAATCGTTAGCATTCTCATTGCGTTGGCTTTTGTAGGCTCCGTTGTAGCCATGGCTTTGACGCAGTTCGGTCCGAACATGGCCAGTGCAGCCAGCTCCAATGTGGGCGTGGTTGATTACAGCCAGATTATGAGCCAGCATCCGAAGGTTCAGGCTGCTTCCACGGAAATGCAGACGGCAGTTCAGGAAGCACAGAAGGACTTTGAAGCAAAGTCTGCCAATATGAACGATAATGAAAAACGTGACTATTATGCCCAGACCCAGCAGCGTCTGCAGCAGAAGAACCAGGAACTCATGGAACCCATCACCAAGAGTGTGGAAGAATCCGTGAAGAAGGTTGCTGAACAGAAGGGCCTGTCCGTAGTTCTGGACAAGGGCGCTGTGGTTTACGGTGGCGTAGACATCACGCAGGATGTACTGAAGCAGGTCAGCAAATAA